The following coding sequences are from one Kogia breviceps isolate mKogBre1 chromosome X, mKogBre1 haplotype 1, whole genome shotgun sequence window:
- the LOC131748861 gene encoding CXXC-type zinc finger protein 1-like, with protein sequence MEKSEDSEQSDAEHPASLRQCLGPGCVHPTRPGSKYCSDDCGMKLAADRIYAILPKRIQQWQNSPCIAEEHGKKMLEHIHREQQDTHTRLKDIECHFHELEAIIQRGKQQAVCKDEKSNKHGRDSVNLQIFCVSCGQSINTQVALHHMEHCFAKYERKLSFRSMYPTCVEGATRLFCDVYDPRSKRYCKRLQVLCPEHSKDPKVQADEVCGCPLVNNVFEPTGNFCCLPKRLCNRHYCWEKLRRAEVDLERVRMLLKLEELVKQEHKVRTAMKNRAGLLALMLHQTIQHDPLTTDLRSRVDS encoded by the exons ATGGAAAAGTCAGAAGACTCAGAGCAATCAGATGCCGAGCACCCAGCCTCACTGCGGCAGTGCCTGGGACCTGGATGTGTGCACCCCACCCGGCCAGGCTCCAAGTACTGCTCGGACGACTGTGGCATGAAGCTGGCAGCTGA CCGCATCTATGCGATCCTGCCGAAGCGCATCCAGCAGTGGCAGAACAGCCCTTGCATTGCTGAGGAGCATGGCAAGAAAATGCTTGAGCACATCCATCGTGAACAGCAGGACACCCACACCCGCCTGAAGGACATAGAGTGCCATTTCCATGAACTTGAGGCCATCATTCAGCGTGGCAAGCAGCAGGCTGTGTGCAAAGATGAAAAG AGCAACAAACATGGCAGGGACAGCGTCAACCTGCAGATCTTCTGTGTCTCCTGCGGGCAGTCCATCAATACGCAGGTTGCCCTGCACCACATGGAGCACTGCTTCGCCAAG TATGAGCGCAAATTGTCCTTCAGGTCCATGTACCCCACTTGCGTTGAGGG AGCCACAAGGCTCTTCTGTGATGTTTACGACCCACGGAGTAAGAGGTACTGTAAGCGACTCCAGGTGTTATGCCCTGAGCACTCGAAGGACCCCAAG GTACAGGCTGATGAAGTGTGCGGTTGCCCACTAGTGAACAACGTCTTTGAGCCCACTGGTAATTTCTGTTGCCTCCCCAAACGCCTGTGCAATCGCCACTACTGCTGGGAGAAGCTGAGACGTGCCGAGGTGGACCTAGAGCGCGTGCGCATG TTGCTCAAGCTGGAAGAGCTGGTTAAGCAGGAGCACAAGGTGCGCACAGCCATGAAGAATCGGGCAGGGCTGCTGGCCCTTATGCTTCATCAGACAATCCAGCATGACCCGCTCACTACTGACCTACGCTCCAGAGTAGACAGCTGA